The window TGAAACTTTAGATGCCATCTATCTTGCAAAAGCAAATGGTTACTCGACAGTAATTTCTCATCGTTCAGGTGAAACTGAAGATTCAACAATTGCTGACTTGGCGGTGGGTACTGCGGCTGGTCAAATTAAGACTGGCTCACTGTGTCGTTCTGACCGTGTAGCGAAATATAACCAATTACTTCGTATTGAAGAATTAACCAAAGCAGCTTACCGTGGTAAGGCTGAATTTAAAGGCCTAAATTAAGGTAAGTTGTCTCTATGTTGAATTCTCCTGATGAACTTTCTTTACAAAAGAGAGAAACTTCACGAATTAATAATCCTATAAAATTCGTGACAGATCTTCCTTTAAAAAGAAGGATGTAGGGAGTTTTCAATGTTAGAAGTTTTTCAATCTACTTCAAGTAAAGTGATTTTATTACTTGCGGTTGTTTTAATCGCAAGCTTACAGTATCGCTTTTGGCTAGGTGAGGGAGGCTATATCCCTCATCAAGCGTTAACTCAACAGATTCAACAACAAGCGGAAATCAATACCGAGTTAAAAGAACGCAATCGTATTTTGGCAGCTGAAGTTTTTGATTTAAAAAATGGAAGTGAAGCGATTGAAGAACATGCTCGTTTAGATTTAGGTTTGATCAAACCTAACGAAACATTTGTGCAAATGAGTACGATTAGTACCCAATATAAACCAATTTATATTGATCCAAATGCGAAAGTAGATACTGCGACCAATGAGAACTAAGCTATGGGCGGTTGTACCAGCAGCAGGTTCTGGCAGTCGTTTTTCAAAAACTGAATTAAAACAATATCAATATATCCAAAATCAGACTGTGCTTGAGCACACGGTTAATCGTCTTCATACATTAGATTTAGAGGGTTGTGTCCTTGCCATAGGTGAGCAAGATAATTTTGCTCAGACACTATCTTTCCAGCACCAAGACAAAATGCATTTTTGTTTGGGTGGTTCAGAACGTGTTCATTCTGTATTGAATGCTCTCATATATTTATCGAATATTGCTGATGAAAATGATTGGGTGCTTGTACATGATGCTGCACGACCATGCGTTACATCAACTTGTTTACAAGACTTAGTATGTTCAGCAATTGAAGCTGATAAAAACTCAATTCTGGCGATCCCAGTTCGAGATACTTTGAAGCGAGTTGAAGCTGAAAATCAGATAGAAAAAACTGTAAGCCGTAATTTTTTGTGGCAAGCACAAACACCACAAATGGCAAAGCTTAAAGATTTAAAACATGCGATAGAAGTGGCTCTAGCAAATCAGGTTGTCATTACTGACGAAGCCAGTGCTTTGGAGCATATTGGTCAGCCAGTACAAGTTGTACAAGGACGATCTGATAACATCAAAATTACATATAAAGATGATTTAGAACTTGCACGTCTTATTTTGCAATCTCAAATAGCCAACTAGAATTTAAAAAACTGCTTGGCGAAGAAATAGCCTAAGTAAATTATGTGAATTTTATTATTTATATTTACAGACAAATGACAATTAATTCACAATTTGTTAAATTTAAACAACATTCTTGATAATGGGTCAATAAATGAAAAAATTACTAATTGCTGGGCTTTTTACCTTCTCATTGGTTGGTTGTGCATCTACTCCTCAACAACCTCAGAATACAACACAAGAAACAATTCGCTATTCATCTAGCCCATGTTTCGGTACTTGTCCTATTTATTCTGTTGAAGTTTCTCCTAATGGTTCAGTCCACTTTGATGGTAAACAATATACTAAAGTAACAGGAACTCAAGATCTTTCAGTTGATCCTTCTGTTTATAGAAAACTACAAGAAGAATTGAAAACTTATCGCCCTGAAACAGGTGCGAATGTTAAAACTACGGGGTGTGAAGAGACTGCATCTGACCAACCGAATGCTTATTTTTCGTGGAAAAGTCCAGATGGTACGGTTACGAACTTAAGTCATTATATGGGATGTATTTCACCAGCAAATGCTGAGTTAAATAAACTTATTGAGAAGTTACCTAAATTGATTGGAATTGAAGATTTTGTAAGTTAATCTCAATTCTATATGCGCCCCGTATTTCGGGGCCTTTTTTACTGTCTGCTTCTATGCTGGCATTGGAAAAATACCTTGTTGTAAAAACTGCGATAATTCAAAGCGAACAATACTAGATCCTTCCACTGCTTTAAATATAACTTCATCAGCACCTATGTCACAGAACCATTGTTCTCGATTTAAAGGGCTATGCTGGCTAAAATGCTCTGCAGTGAACAATCCGACACAGATAGCATGATCACTTGCTCGAGCTGATGGATATTCAAAGATCTCAATTCCTTCATTCCGCATTGCTGTGCCTAATTGTTGTGCATAACTATAATTTGTAGGATGAGCAATTAGATCTAGATATTGATCAAAAGGAGGGGATTGTAAACGAAGACCCTTATTGCAATGATAGCCTACTGAAAATAAAGTATGCTCACTGCGTATCGTTTTTTTCTTTGGTGTACCATCCATTGAGTGCCAGAATACAAAGCGATAATAAGCTGATTCAGCCAAGGTCACATTTACACTACATCCACCATAAAAAATACTTGGTTCAAAAGTACGGCCAAAACGCGATCCCCATTTTAATGGTGGATAACGAAACGGTGTTTTGAGTAAATAATGTAAATGTTCTGACTTTGGAGGATATGGCGGTTTGACTAACTCTAACATATCCTCTAACAATGCTTGTTCTTCTAAAGTATCCACCAATTGTCTTGTTGCAATTTGTTCTTGGCTTTCAACTAAACGATATAAAGTACCGGATAAAGGTGAGACGTGTTTGTTTCCTTCACAACTTTGCCATAAATTTTGCTCAATGGCAGTCATACTTTACCTCGAATTGCATCGACAAATTGAAGAACTGAAACCAATCCACTTATACTTTCAATTTGTTCAACAGGAATACCGCCTGTCACACGATTTGGTGTGTTCATAAAATGACGCATCCAATCCGTGTCTCCGCCAGTTAGTGCATACAATGCACGTGACAAACGAATAAGCAACAATGCTAACTCACCTTGTTTAGATGCTGGATCTAATTCAGGATTATTTTTTAGTCGACTAATCGCTGTGCGATGTACACCTAAAATGGCGGCAAGTTGTATTTGTTTTAAATCAAGTTGCTCAGCGGCATTGAGTACTGCTTTTGCAAGAACTACTTTTTTGTCTGCGGGTTGTTTTAATAATGCACTCATGATCAAACCCTCATGTTGTATATGCACTTATTGTAATGTAATTGTGCAAAATGCACAATGTTCTACATGACGTAATTTTTGACATTATCCAATCAATCATTCTATTAAATTGATGTAATCTGTAATAAGAATTACATGAAATATAGAAAAACACCTTATATTATTATTGATAATAATATATTATAAAAACATATATTGTTTAGGATGGAATATGCATAGCATCTGGATGGCTTTGATCGGTGGCGTAATACTTGGAATCGCCGTTGTTGGCTATTTATATGTCAATGGACGGATTGCGGGAGTTAGTGGCTTACTAGCACAGTTACTGCAACCTAAAACTTTTCTACATAGTCCAGCATTATGGTTTCTATTGGGATTGTTTGTCACACCATTTATTTATCAGCTATTTATTGAGCCTGAAATTATCATTAAATCATCACCATTGGGGTTAATTGTAGCTGGGCTTTTGGTTGGCTTTGGTACACGTTTAGGTTCAGGCTGTACGAGTGGTCATGGTATTTGTGGGATCAGTCGATTATCAATAAGGTCAATTGTTGCAACAGTTACTTTTATGTCCGCAGGTATAGCAACCGTATATATCATTCGCCATTTAATAAGGTAATGGGGCTGTAATATGAAAAATTTGTTTGCTTTTATATTTGGCAGCTTATTTGCTATTGGCTTAATGGTTTCTGGAATGTCTAACCCTGAAAAAGTATTGGGATTTCTGGACATTTTTGGTGATTGGGATATTAGCTTAATGTTTGTGATGGTTGGAGCTATTTTGGTTGCCATCATTCCATTTCAAAGAGCAATTCGAAATCCTAGAACATTATTTGGTGAAAAAATTAATTTGCCAGCAAATACTCAAATTGATAAGAATTTAATTATTGGTGCATTGCTGTTTGGTGTTGGATGGGGCATTGCTGGAGTATGTCCAGCACCAGCTCTTACATTAATTGGTTTAGGTCACCCAGAAGCTTGGTATTTTATCGGAGCAATGCTGTTAGGCATATATTTTCATTATGTTTGGGCTAAACGATAATAAATAGGAATGATCAAATGCAACATCCTCAAGTTAAAGCTTTTTTTGATGAAAACACAAATACGTTTAGCTACGTGGTTAGTGATGTAGAGACTAATGTCTGTGCTGTAATTGATAGTGTATTGGATTACGATCCAGCTTCTGCTTCAACAAAAACGACACATGCTGATGAAATTATTGAGTATATTCAAGAAAATCATTTACGCGTAGAGTGGATACTAGAAACACATGTTCATGCAGATCATTTGACCGCATCTCAGTATCTCAAAGAGCGTTTAGGCGGCAAGATTGCGATGAGTGAAAAAATTAGTATTGTGCAAGAGACCTTTAGCTCTATATACAATCTTGATGTAAAGACATTTAATTCACACCAAACTTTTGATTATCTTTTTAAAGATCATGAACATTTTATGATTGGCAAATTGGATGCTTACAATATCCCTACACCAGGACATACCCCAGCTTGTTTGAGTTACGTGATTGGTGATTCTGTCTTTGTTGGTGATACATTGTTCATGCCAGATTATGGATCGGCTCGTTGTGATTTTCCGAAAGGTAGTGCAGATATTTTGTTTGATTCGGTCCAAAAGCTATATGAATTGCCAGATAAAACGAGAGTTTTTCTGTGTCATGATTATAAACCTAAAGGAAGAAATGACTATATTTGTGAAACAAGTATTCATGCGCAGAGAGAGACAAATATTCATATAAACAAACTCACAGCGAAGCAGGATTTTGTCCAAATGAGGCAGGCGCGTGATGCAACTTTGTCTATGCCAAAACTTATATTACCTTCTATACAAATCAATATGGATG is drawn from Acinetobacter suaedae and contains these coding sequences:
- the ftsB gene encoding cell division protein FtsB: MLEVFQSTSSKVILLLAVVLIASLQYRFWLGEGGYIPHQALTQQIQQQAEINTELKERNRILAAEVFDLKNGSEAIEEHARLDLGLIKPNETFVQMSTISTQYKPIYIDPNAKVDTATNEN
- a CDS encoding MBL fold metallo-hydrolase, with translation MQHPQVKAFFDENTNTFSYVVSDVETNVCAVIDSVLDYDPASASTKTTHADEIIEYIQENHLRVEWILETHVHADHLTASQYLKERLGGKIAMSEKISIVQETFSSIYNLDVKTFNSHQTFDYLFKDHEHFMIGKLDAYNIPTPGHTPACLSYVIGDSVFVGDTLFMPDYGSARCDFPKGSADILFDSVQKLYELPDKTRVFLCHDYKPKGRNDYICETSIHAQRETNIHINKLTAKQDFVQMRQARDATLSMPKLILPSIQINMDAGRFPAPEANGVRYLKLPFNYFSH
- a CDS encoding MbcA/ParS/Xre antitoxin family protein codes for the protein MSALLKQPADKKVVLAKAVLNAAEQLDLKQIQLAAILGVHRTAISRLKNNPELDPASKQGELALLLIRLSRALYALTGGDTDWMRHFMNTPNRVTGGIPVEQIESISGLVSVLQFVDAIRGKV
- the ispD gene encoding 2-C-methyl-D-erythritol 4-phosphate cytidylyltransferase, which codes for MRTKLWAVVPAAGSGSRFSKTELKQYQYIQNQTVLEHTVNRLHTLDLEGCVLAIGEQDNFAQTLSFQHQDKMHFCLGGSERVHSVLNALIYLSNIADENDWVLVHDAARPCVTSTCLQDLVCSAIEADKNSILAIPVRDTLKRVEAENQIEKTVSRNFLWQAQTPQMAKLKDLKHAIEVALANQVVITDEASALEHIGQPVQVVQGRSDNIKITYKDDLELARLILQSQIAN
- a CDS encoding YeeE/YedE family protein → MHSIWMALIGGVILGIAVVGYLYVNGRIAGVSGLLAQLLQPKTFLHSPALWFLLGLFVTPFIYQLFIEPEIIIKSSPLGLIVAGLLVGFGTRLGSGCTSGHGICGISRLSIRSIVATVTFMSAGIATVYIIRHLIR
- a CDS encoding RES family NAD+ phosphorylase, with the protein product MTAIEQNLWQSCEGNKHVSPLSGTLYRLVESQEQIATRQLVDTLEEQALLEDMLELVKPPYPPKSEHLHYLLKTPFRYPPLKWGSRFGRTFEPSIFYGGCSVNVTLAESAYYRFVFWHSMDGTPKKKTIRSEHTLFSVGYHCNKGLRLQSPPFDQYLDLIAHPTNYSYAQQLGTAMRNEGIEIFEYPSARASDHAICVGLFTAEHFSQHSPLNREQWFCDIGADEVIFKAVEGSSIVRFELSQFLQQGIFPMPA
- a CDS encoding DUF6691 family protein; protein product: MKNLFAFIFGSLFAIGLMVSGMSNPEKVLGFLDIFGDWDISLMFVMVGAILVAIIPFQRAIRNPRTLFGEKINLPANTQIDKNLIIGALLFGVGWGIAGVCPAPALTLIGLGHPEAWYFIGAMLLGIYFHYVWAKR
- a CDS encoding DUF6438 domain-containing protein, producing MKKLLIAGLFTFSLVGCASTPQQPQNTTQETIRYSSSPCFGTCPIYSVEVSPNGSVHFDGKQYTKVTGTQDLSVDPSVYRKLQEELKTYRPETGANVKTTGCEETASDQPNAYFSWKSPDGTVTNLSHYMGCISPANAELNKLIEKLPKLIGIEDFVS